In the genome of Paracoccus tegillarcae, one region contains:
- a CDS encoding murein hydrolase activator EnvC family protein, which translates to MKHTLACALLAVALVVSGFGSATAQTADEARDMAEAAAAQLRTSVEKLSAALTADDQVTALSEVVSGYEQGQAALREGLRQAALREAELRARFESQRDSLSDVLGVMMAMERSPETALLLHPSGATATARAGMILSAVTPGLRAEAEKLQVDLDEIAEVRELQANAAAMLGDGLASVQEARRLLTSAVTDRSTMPVRFGDDPEELQNLQQSATSLDDFASGIAGMQGDVGPPMEDFEGAQGSLPLPVTGEVVRYYNEEDAAGVERPGIVIATAPAALVLTPWPATIRYRGPLLDYGNVMIVEPARGYLLVFAGLDQVFGEVGDVLAAREPVGLMGGSEARAAEFGAQFVADASRGGGAGRSETLYVELRHGGETLDPTGWFVMNPVVETQE; encoded by the coding sequence ATGAAACACACCCTCGCATGTGCTCTGCTGGCCGTCGCGCTGGTCGTGTCGGGCTTTGGATCGGCCACCGCCCAGACGGCGGACGAAGCGCGCGATATGGCCGAGGCAGCCGCCGCCCAGTTGCGCACCTCGGTCGAGAAACTGTCTGCCGCGCTGACCGCCGACGATCAGGTGACGGCCCTGTCCGAGGTCGTCAGCGGCTACGAGCAAGGGCAGGCGGCGCTGCGCGAGGGTCTGCGTCAGGCGGCCCTGCGCGAGGCCGAGCTGCGCGCGCGCTTTGAATCGCAGCGCGACAGCCTGTCGGATGTGCTGGGCGTGATGATGGCCATGGAACGCTCGCCCGAAACGGCGCTGTTGCTGCACCCATCGGGCGCGACGGCCACAGCGCGGGCGGGGATGATCCTGTCGGCGGTGACGCCGGGTCTGCGCGCCGAGGCCGAAAAGCTGCAGGTCGATCTGGACGAAATCGCAGAGGTCCGCGAATTGCAGGCCAATGCCGCGGCGATGCTGGGCGACGGGCTGGCCTCGGTGCAAGAGGCCCGGCGGCTCTTGACCAGCGCCGTGACCGACCGCTCGACCATGCCGGTCCGGTTTGGCGATGACCCCGAAGAACTGCAAAACCTGCAACAATCCGCCACCAGCCTCGATGACTTTGCCAGCGGCATCGCCGGCATGCAGGGCGATGTCGGCCCCCCGATGGAGGACTTCGAGGGCGCGCAGGGCAGCTTGCCCCTGCCGGTCACCGGCGAGGTCGTGCGCTATTACAACGAAGAGGACGCGGCAGGCGTCGAACGCCCCGGCATCGTCATCGCAACCGCGCCCGCCGCCCTGGTGCTGACGCCCTGGCCGGCCACGATTCGCTATCGCGGTCCGCTGCTTGATTACGGCAATGTGATGATCGTTGAGCCCGCACGGGGCTATCTACTGGTTTTCGCTGGGCTTGATCAGGTGTTTGGTGAGGTCGGAGATGTTCTGGCCGCGCGCGAACCTGTGGGCCTGATGGGGGGCTCCGAGGCGCGGGCAGCCGAATTTGGCGCGCAATTTGTGGCCGATGCGTCGCGTGGCGGGGGTGCAGGACGCAGTGAAACGCTGTATGTCGAGTTGAGGCACGGCGGAGAGACGCTTGATCCGACCGGATGGTTCGTGATGAACCCGGTCGTCGAGACGCAGGAATAG
- a CDS encoding S41 family peptidase, producing the protein MKHYLLAGLGGVLAGAIVTTQVAGPLIAQEAESNASIYEQLELFGNIFERVRSDYVEAPDEKELIEAAINGMLTSLDPHSGFLSANDYEDMQTQTRGSFGGLGIEVSQEDGIVKVVSPIDDTPASEAGVQPGDFITHVDGESLMGLTLDDAVDRMRGPVGSEITITILREGAPEPFDLTMSRDTIKLTVVRTRIEGHSVVLRVSTFNDETYDTLESELTKAVEEAGGIDRVTGFVLDLRNNPGGLLNQAISVSDAFLDAGEIVSTRGRIPEESERWNAEAGDLAQGKPMVVLINGGSASASEIVTGALQDHRRAIVVGEKSFGKGSVQTVMPVTSDSAIRLTTARYYTPSGRSIQSLGINPDIIVAQPAPPPVDPDAEDEPMSQSNFSRSEADLRGALNNDSISEEERKQIEEEAAEVEATANLREEDYQLAYAVDILKGLSAVSFRADDVVPADTPAVTGEGSGTTDGNEGAATE; encoded by the coding sequence ATGAAGCATTATCTGTTGGCAGGGTTGGGCGGCGTCCTTGCAGGCGCAATTGTGACCACCCAGGTCGCCGGCCCGCTGATCGCGCAAGAGGCCGAAAGCAATGCATCGATCTATGAGCAGTTGGAATTGTTCGGCAATATCTTCGAACGCGTGCGCTCTGACTATGTCGAGGCACCCGACGAAAAAGAGCTGATCGAGGCAGCGATCAACGGCATGTTGACCTCGCTTGACCCGCATTCGGGTTTCCTGTCGGCCAATGATTACGAAGACATGCAGACCCAGACCCGCGGCAGCTTTGGCGGGCTGGGGATCGAGGTCAGTCAGGAAGACGGCATCGTCAAGGTCGTCTCGCCGATCGACGACACCCCGGCCAGCGAGGCAGGCGTGCAACCGGGCGATTTCATCACCCATGTCGATGGCGAAAGCCTGATGGGCCTGACGCTGGACGACGCCGTCGACAGGATGCGCGGCCCGGTCGGTTCGGAAATCACCATCACCATCCTGCGCGAAGGCGCCCCCGAACCGTTCGATCTGACCATGTCGCGCGACACCATCAAGCTGACGGTCGTGCGCACCCGGATCGAGGGCCATTCGGTCGTCCTGCGCGTCTCGACCTTCAATGACGAGACCTATGACACGCTGGAAAGCGAGTTGACCAAGGCTGTGGAAGAGGCCGGCGGGATCGACCGGGTGACCGGCTTTGTGCTGGACCTGCGCAACAACCCCGGCGGCTTGCTGAACCAGGCCATCAGCGTCTCGGATGCCTTCCTTGACGCGGGCGAGATCGTCAGCACGCGGGGCCGCATCCCCGAGGAAAGCGAACGCTGGAATGCCGAAGCCGGCGATCTGGCGCAGGGCAAGCCTATGGTCGTTCTGATCAATGGCGGTTCGGCCAGCGCCTCCGAGATTGTGACCGGCGCGTTGCAGGATCACCGCCGCGCCATCGTCGTGGGCGAGAAATCCTTTGGCAAGGGCTCGGTCCAGACGGTGATGCCCGTCACCTCTGACAGCGCCATCCGCCTTACCACGGCGCGGTATTACACGCCGTCGGGCCGGTCGATCCAGTCGCTTGGCATCAATCCCGACATCATCGTGGCCCAGCCCGCCCCGCCGCCGGTCGATCCCGACGCCGAGGACGAGCCGATGAGCCAGTCGAACTTTTCGCGCTCCGAGGCGGATCTGCGCGGCGCGTTGAACAACGACTCGATCAGCGAGGAAGAGCGCAAGCAGATCGAGGAAGAGGCCGCCGAGGTCGAGGCAACCGCCAATCTGCGCGAAGAGGATTATCAGCTGGCCTATGCGGTCGATATCCTCAAGGGCCTGTCAGCGGTCAGTTTCCGCGCCGATGACGTGGTGCCCGCCGATACGCCGGCAGTGACCGGCGAAGGCTCGGGCACGACCGACGGAAACGAGGGTGCAGCCACCGAATGA
- a CDS encoding RNA pyrophosphohydrolase produces MSDAASGPGGLPYRPCAGIVLVNADGRVFAGQRLDRPADQPGAWQMPQGGIDEGETPRDAALRELIEETGINADMVTVEAETADWVTYDLPPELLGKVWKGKFGGQKQKWFLLRFNGRDADVHIDTDHPEFSEWCWMDAGELTAGIVPFKRAVYDQVFAEFGARLKLG; encoded by the coding sequence ATGAGCGATGCGGCATCCGGGCCGGGCGGTCTGCCCTATCGCCCCTGTGCGGGCATCGTGCTGGTCAATGCCGACGGTCGGGTCTTTGCCGGCCAGCGGCTTGATCGGCCCGCCGATCAGCCGGGCGCGTGGCAGATGCCGCAGGGCGGCATCGACGAGGGCGAAACCCCGCGCGATGCTGCGCTGCGCGAGTTGATCGAGGAAACCGGCATCAATGCCGATATGGTGACGGTCGAGGCTGAAACCGCCGATTGGGTGACCTATGACCTGCCGCCCGAATTGCTGGGCAAGGTCTGGAAGGGCAAGTTCGGCGGACAAAAGCAGAAATGGTTCCTGCTGCGCTTTAACGGGCGCGATGCGGATGTGCATATCGACACCGATCATCCCGAATTCAGCGAATGGTGCTGGATGGATGCGGGCGAACTGACCGCCGGCATCGTGCCGTTCAAACGGGCGGTGTATGATCAGGTCTTTGCCGAATTCGGCGCGCGGCTGAAGCTCGGCTGA
- a CDS encoding pyrroline-5-carboxylate reductase family protein — translation MMTGSFSIGIIGGSGMLGGAIARALLRQGDWPASRLWISNRSGSRAGFDDHPHVTVTTDNQQLASACDLILLAVPPEHADDLRIRASDRLVVSVMAGITVQRITRLTGAARVVRAMSSPAAERGLAYSPWFGTAALTARDEARVTALFTPCGLTDRIAQEDQIDLFTAMTGPVPGFVALFAQLVAGYATQHGIPPPIADRAVRQLFLGAGIIMAEDAKSPDEHVQEMIDYAGTTAAGLQSLQGSSIAQDLRAGLDASVARARALGETD, via the coding sequence ATGATGACGGGCAGTTTTTCCATTGGCATCATCGGCGGGTCCGGCATGCTGGGCGGCGCCATCGCCCGCGCGCTGCTGCGACAGGGCGACTGGCCCGCGTCGCGGCTGTGGATCTCGAACCGCAGCGGCAGTCGGGCGGGGTTCGACGACCATCCGCACGTGACCGTCACCACCGATAATCAGCAACTGGCCAGCGCCTGTGATCTGATCCTTCTGGCCGTTCCCCCGGAACATGCAGACGATCTGCGAATCCGCGCGAGTGACCGTCTGGTCGTGTCGGTGATGGCGGGGATCACGGTTCAGCGGATCACCCGGCTGACCGGCGCGGCGCGCGTGGTCCGCGCCATGAGCAGTCCGGCCGCCGAACGCGGTCTGGCCTATTCCCCATGGTTCGGCACCGCCGCCTTGACCGCAAGGGATGAGGCCCGCGTCACCGCGCTGTTCACCCCATGCGGGCTGACCGACCGGATCGCGCAGGAAGATCAGATCGACCTCTTCACTGCGATGACCGGGCCGGTGCCGGGCTTTGTTGCCCTGTTTGCGCAGCTCGTGGCCGGCTACGCCACGCAGCACGGCATCCCGCCCCCCATCGCCGATCGCGCCGTGCGCCAGCTTTTTCTGGGCGCGGGCATCATCATGGCCGAGGACGCGAAAAGCCCGGACGAGCATGTGCAAGAGATGATCGACTATGCCGGCACCACGGCTGCCGGACTGCAAAGCCTGCAAGGATCATCCATCGCGCAAGACCTGCGGGCCGGTCTGGACGCATCGGTCGCCCGCGCCCGTGCTCTGGGCGAAACCGACTAG
- a CDS encoding metalloregulator ArsR/SmtB family transcription factor: MESKDALDCFASLSQATRLDVFRLLVRSGGDGMTAGEIAQTLDVRDNTLSTNLSILSNAGLVARRREGRRIRYFADLTTMRHLVDYLLSDCCGGSPDKCRPAINSLITAFDSARWQQSRMPDEPFNVLFLCTANSARSLIAEAVLNADPSGRFRAYSAGSQPSGQPHPRTLQLLGRLAHDPGDIRSKSWDEFDGPDAARMDFVFTVCDNAAGEVCPVWPGNPITAHWGMPDPAAASGTEAQQAAAFDATHKILAARMSAFTSLPIASLDRAALQAKVDDIGKQPEPTTAS; encoded by the coding sequence ATGGAATCAAAAGACGCGCTCGACTGTTTTGCATCGCTCAGCCAGGCAACCCGTCTGGATGTGTTTCGCCTGCTGGTCCGCTCCGGTGGTGACGGCATGACGGCGGGCGAGATTGCCCAGACGCTGGACGTGCGCGACAACACCCTGTCGACCAATTTGTCGATCCTTTCCAACGCCGGATTGGTGGCCAGGCGGCGCGAGGGTCGCCGGATCCGCTATTTCGCCGACCTGACCACGATGCGGCATCTGGTGGATTATCTGCTCAGCGATTGCTGTGGCGGCAGCCCGGACAAATGCCGTCCTGCGATCAATTCCCTGATCACCGCGTTCGATTCAGCCCGGTGGCAGCAGTCGAGGATGCCCGATGAACCCTTCAACGTGCTGTTCCTCTGCACCGCCAACTCGGCCCGCTCCCTGATCGCAGAGGCCGTTCTGAACGCCGACCCCTCGGGTCGGTTCCGGGCCTATTCGGCGGGCTCTCAGCCCTCGGGGCAACCACATCCGCGAACCTTGCAGCTGCTCGGGCGGCTGGCTCATGACCCAGGCGATATCCGCTCGAAAAGCTGGGATGAATTCGACGGCCCCGACGCCGCCCGCATGGATTTCGTCTTCACCGTTTGCGACAATGCCGCCGGCGAGGTCTGCCCGGTCTGGCCCGGCAATCCGATCACCGCGCATTGGGGCATGCCCGATCCAGCCGCCGCCAGCGGCACCGAGGCGCAGCAGGCCGCAGCCTTCGACGCCACGCACAAGATACTGGCAGCCCGCATGTCGGCCTTTACCAGCCTGCCCATCGCCTCGCTCGACCGCGCCGCGTTGCAGGCCAAGGTGGATGACATCGGCAAGCAGCCCGAACCCACCACAGCTTCATGA
- the arsB gene encoding ACR3 family arsenite efflux transporter yields MTDTATLDGSGLGTFERWLSLWVLIAMIGGIAIGTAAPGLVQAIAGAEVASINLVVAVLIWAMVYPMMIGVDFGAVAQVARQPRGLLVTLAVNWLIKPFTMAFLAVLFFDYVFAPWISPQDAAQYTAGLILLGAAPCTAMVFVWSQLTRGDETYTLVQVSVNDLIMIVAFAPIVALLLGVTEIEVPWRTLILATVLYVVLPLIAGQITRRILGGDTAAFAARIKPFSIIGLLATVAILFALQGQVILDRPLVIAMIAVPILIQSYGIFAIAYGAAHALKVPHRIAAPCALIGTSNFFELAVAVAISLFGLHSGAALATVVGVLVEVPVMLSLVAFANRTRNRFPEAPT; encoded by the coding sequence ATGACCGATACAGCCACCCTCGATGGCAGCGGACTTGGCACGTTCGAACGTTGGCTTTCCCTCTGGGTGCTGATCGCGATGATCGGCGGCATAGCCATCGGCACGGCCGCGCCCGGGCTGGTGCAGGCCATCGCCGGGGCCGAGGTCGCCTCGATCAACCTGGTGGTCGCGGTGCTGATCTGGGCGATGGTCTACCCGATGATGATCGGCGTCGATTTCGGCGCCGTCGCGCAGGTGGCACGGCAGCCGCGCGGTCTGCTGGTGACGCTGGCGGTCAACTGGCTGATCAAGCCCTTCACCATGGCGTTTCTGGCGGTGCTGTTCTTCGATTACGTCTTTGCCCCGTGGATATCGCCGCAGGACGCCGCGCAATATACCGCCGGGCTGATCCTGCTGGGCGCGGCACCCTGCACGGCGATGGTGTTCGTCTGGTCGCAACTGACCCGCGGGGATGAAACCTATACGCTGGTGCAGGTCTCGGTGAACGACCTGATCATGATCGTCGCCTTCGCGCCCATCGTGGCCCTGCTGCTGGGCGTGACCGAGATCGAGGTGCCCTGGCGCACGCTGATCCTTGCGACGGTGCTCTATGTGGTGCTGCCACTGATCGCCGGCCAGATCACCCGGCGCATCCTTGGCGGCGATACAGCCGCGTTTGCCGCCCGCATCAAGCCCTTCTCGATCATCGGTCTGCTGGCGACCGTGGCCATCCTGTTTGCCTTGCAGGGGCAGGTCATTCTGGACCGGCCACTGGTCATCGCGATGATCGCCGTGCCGATCCTGATCCAGTCCTACGGCATCTTCGCCATTGCCTACGGGGCCGCCCATGCGCTGAAAGTCCCCCATCGCATCGCCGCGCCCTGCGCGCTGATCGGCACGTCGAATTTCTTCGAACTGGCCGTCGCCGTCGCCATCAGCCTCTTTGGCCTGCATTCCGGCGCGGCGCTGGCCACCGTGGTCGGCGTGCTGGTCGAGGTGCCGGTCATGCTGTCGCTGGTGGCCTTTGCCAATCGCACCCGAAACCGCTTTCCCGAGGCTCCGACATGA
- a CDS encoding arsenate reductase family protein: MIVIHHNPDCGTSRNVLQIIRKSGAEPIVIDYLTTGWTRPQLLALFAAADLTPRQALRTSKSPAVELGLTDDGISDDTILDAMLKHPVLVNRPIVASPKGVRLCRPSETVLPLLDQLPPGPLYKEDGAMILNESGDIVD, from the coding sequence ATGATCGTCATTCACCACAACCCCGACTGCGGCACCTCGCGCAACGTGTTGCAGATCATCCGCAAATCCGGCGCCGAGCCCATCGTGATCGACTATCTGACAACCGGCTGGACCCGCCCGCAACTGCTGGCCCTGTTCGCCGCCGCCGATCTGACCCCGCGACAGGCGCTGCGCACCAGCAAATCGCCAGCGGTTGAACTGGGCCTGACCGACGACGGCATCAGCGACGACACCATTCTGGACGCGATGCTGAAACACCCCGTCCTGGTCAACCGCCCCATCGTCGCCTCGCCCAAAGGGGTGCGGCTGTGCCGTCCGTCGGAAACCGTGCTGCCGCTGCTGGATCAACTGCCGCCCGGTCCGCTCTACAAGGAAGACGGCGCGATGATCCTGAACGAAAGCGGCGACATCGTCGACTGA
- the pheS gene encoding phenylalanine--tRNA ligase subunit alpha has product MDDLTPLRQQWLDRINAAADPAAIEEVRLAALGKKGEISLKMRELGKMTPEQRQTTGKALNELRDELDAALRARKLALEDAALDARLAGEWLDVTLPGRPRPAGTIHPISQVMDEVTAIFADMGFAVAEGPQVESDWYNFDALNIAPEHPARQEHDTFFMHREPGDDRPPHVLRTHTSPVQIRAMQNQGAPIRVIAPGRVYRMDMDQTHTPMFHQLEGLAIDRDISMAQLKWTLEEFCRAFFEVPSVELRFRASHFPFTEPSAEVDIRCSWEGGQLKIGEGDSWMEILGSGMVHPHVLRSAGVDPDEWQGFAFGMGIDRLAMLKYGIPDLRAFFEADLRWLRHYGFAAGDVPSLSGGLSR; this is encoded by the coding sequence ATGGACGACCTGACCCCGCTGCGCCAGCAATGGCTTGACCGCATCAACGCCGCCGCCGATCCGGCCGCGATCGAAGAGGTGCGCCTCGCCGCCCTTGGCAAAAAGGGCGAAATCAGCCTGAAAATGCGCGAATTGGGCAAGATGACGCCCGAACAGCGCCAGACCACCGGCAAGGCGCTGAACGAATTGCGCGATGAACTGGACGCCGCCCTGCGCGCCCGCAAACTGGCGCTGGAAGATGCCGCGCTGGATGCCCGCCTTGCTGGCGAATGGCTGGACGTGACCCTGCCGGGCCGCCCGCGCCCCGCGGGCACCATCCACCCGATTTCGCAGGTGATGGACGAGGTCACGGCGATCTTTGCCGATATGGGCTTTGCCGTGGCCGAAGGGCCGCAGGTCGAAAGCGACTGGTATAATTTCGACGCGCTGAACATCGCGCCCGAACACCCCGCGCGGCAGGAACATGACACGTTTTTCATGCACCGCGAGCCGGGCGATGACCGCCCGCCGCATGTGCTGCGCACACATACCAGCCCGGTCCAGATCCGCGCCATGCAGAACCAGGGCGCGCCGATCCGCGTCATCGCGCCGGGCCGTGTCTACCGCATGGACATGGACCAGACCCACACGCCGATGTTCCACCAGTTGGAGGGGCTGGCCATCGACCGCGACATTTCCATGGCGCAGTTGAAATGGACGCTCGAGGAATTCTGTCGCGCCTTTTTCGAGGTGCCCTCGGTCGAACTGCGCTTTCGCGCCTCGCATTTCCCCTTCACCGAGCCCTCTGCCGAGGTCGATATCCGCTGCTCTTGGGAGGGCGGCCAGTTGAAGATCGGCGAAGGCGATAGCTGGATGGAAATTCTGGGCTCCGGCATGGTCCACCCCCATGTGCTGCGCTCCGCCGGCGTCGATCCCGACGAATGGCAGGGCTTTGCCTTTGGCATGGGCATCGACCGTCTGGCGATGCTGAAATACGGCATCCCGGACCTGCGCGCCTTCTTCGAGGCCGACCTGCGCTGGCTGCGGCACTACGGCTTTGCAGCCGGCGATGTGCCGAGTTTGTCGGGTGGGTTGTCGCGCTAA
- a CDS encoding type II toxin-antitoxin system PemK/MazF family toxin translates to MAINFHPRAGQMLVADFSDLKAPEICKVRPVIVISPKLPFRSGLVAVVPVSLTPPRQDLPYVFRLSKNYHPDSQDDLACWAKCDLVMNIALWRLNGFKLGRRKWSTPAISPEDLVGVRKAVAAGLGLKF, encoded by the coding sequence ATGGCGATAAACTTCCACCCGCGCGCTGGGCAGATGCTTGTTGCGGATTTTAGTGATTTGAAAGCACCTGAAATCTGCAAGGTTCGGCCGGTGATTGTTATTTCTCCAAAGTTGCCGTTTCGGTCCGGTCTGGTCGCAGTCGTCCCGGTTAGCTTGACGCCGCCGCGGCAGGACTTACCTTATGTTTTTCGATTGTCGAAGAATTATCATCCGGATTCCCAAGATGATCTGGCATGTTGGGCAAAATGTGATCTCGTAATGAACATCGCACTTTGGAGGCTGAACGGTTTCAAGCTTGGTCGAAGAAAGTGGTCGACGCCCGCCATTTCGCCAGAAGATCTAGTCGGTGTTAGAAAAGCTGTCGCAGCAGGGCTTGGACTAAAGTTTTGA
- a CDS encoding DUF6173 family protein, with amino-acid sequence MFKSKKPRTEPKLRKPVASEAQPTAPTPKVASRPATAPQTSEPTAGPAFAGAPSIAAPASFAVPALAPDLWPTEDAADEAALHAAEHVFKHLLARVKNFQENLPDHHELGIQLANFGGVKPLHVRGMGFKNPNVIEFYGLLDGDKKVAVVQHVSQLNFLLIAVPPVAEQQPYRIGFGAELREAEKPA; translated from the coding sequence ATGTTCAAGTCGAAGAAACCCAGAACCGAGCCAAAGCTCAGGAAACCGGTCGCGTCCGAGGCGCAGCCCACAGCGCCCACGCCCAAGGTCGCGTCCCGGCCCGCCACCGCGCCCCAGACCTCTGAACCGACCGCAGGCCCAGCATTTGCTGGTGCACCCAGCATCGCCGCGCCCGCCAGCTTTGCCGTCCCCGCCCTTGCCCCCGATCTCTGGCCGACCGAGGACGCGGCGGATGAGGCGGCGCTGCACGCGGCCGAGCATGTGTTCAAACACCTTCTGGCCCGTGTGAAGAACTTTCAGGAAAACCTGCCCGATCACCACGAACTTGGCATCCAACTGGCCAATTTCGGCGGCGTAAAGCCCCTGCATGTGCGCGGGATGGGCTTCAAGAATCCCAACGTGATCGAGTTTTACGGCCTCTTGGACGGTGACAAGAAGGTGGCCGTCGTCCAGCACGTCTCGCAGCTGAACTTCCTGCTGATAGCCGTCCCCCCCGTCGCCGAACAGCAACCCTATCGCATCGGTTTTGGCGCCGAACTGCGTGAGGCAGAAAAGCCCGCATAG
- a CDS encoding alpha-glucosidase family protein, with the protein MAGKTDQQDWWRGSVTYQIYPRSFMDANDDGIGDLAGIIKRLDYVASLGVDAIWLSPVFTSPMKDMGYDVSDYTDIDPSFGTLDEFDALVDKAHKLGLKVIIDQVLSHSSDQHEYFTESRSSRDNPKADWYVWADPNHDGTPPNNWQSIFGGAAWTWDSRRRQYYFHNFLKEQPDWNFHNPEVQDYLLDTMRFWLDRGVDGFRLDTVNFYVHDKLLRDNPANYLPWAQTALKPFDMQFCLFSKNQPENIGFLERMRALLDEYDARTTVGEVGDTHLSIELMGEYTSGKRLHMAYSFEMLGPNFSAEHFRSRIQRFFNGAPEGWPCWAFSNHDVPRHVGRWLEHAADQDDLARQAAAMLLSFEGSVCLYQGEELGLVDTELSFEELTDPDGIAFWPDYKGRDGCRTPMVWDDKAANGGFSKANQTWLPVKAPQQARAVSTQEGRDDSVLAFYRQMLALRKSEPDLRLGDIRFLDLPEPVLGYTRGKTVLCLFNLSDKPVDVDLPQKITGLLTQGATLTAGRVNLQANGFVIGRTQSN; encoded by the coding sequence ATGGCCGGGAAAACAGATCAGCAGGATTGGTGGCGCGGCTCTGTGACCTATCAGATCTATCCGCGCTCTTTCATGGATGCGAATGACGACGGCATCGGTGATCTGGCGGGCATCATCAAGCGGCTGGACTATGTGGCCTCGCTTGGGGTGGACGCGATCTGGCTGTCGCCTGTCTTTACCTCGCCGATGAAGGATATGGGGTACGATGTGTCGGATTATACCGATATCGACCCCAGCTTCGGCACGCTGGACGAATTCGATGCGCTGGTCGACAAGGCCCACAAGCTGGGCCTGAAAGTCATCATCGACCAGGTCCTGTCGCACAGTTCCGACCAGCATGAATATTTCACGGAATCGCGCAGTTCGCGGGACAATCCCAAGGCGGATTGGTATGTCTGGGCCGATCCCAACCATGACGGCACGCCGCCCAATAACTGGCAGTCGATCTTTGGCGGTGCCGCCTGGACCTGGGATTCGCGCCGCCGTCAGTATTATTTCCACAACTTCCTGAAAGAGCAGCCGGACTGGAATTTCCACAATCCCGAGGTTCAGGATTATCTGCTCGATACGATGCGGTTCTGGCTGGATCGCGGTGTCGACGGCTTCCGTCTGGATACGGTCAACTTCTACGTCCATGACAAGCTGCTGCGCGACAATCCGGCGAATTATCTTCCCTGGGCGCAGACCGCGTTGAAGCCATTCGACATGCAGTTCTGCCTGTTTTCCAAGAACCAGCCCGAGAATATCGGTTTTCTGGAACGGATGCGGGCGCTGCTGGACGAATATGACGCGCGCACGACGGTGGGCGAGGTCGGCGACACGCATTTGTCGATCGAGTTGATGGGCGAATATACCAGCGGCAAGCGGCTGCACATGGCCTATTCCTTCGAAATGCTGGGCCCGAATTTCAGCGCCGAACATTTCCGCAGCCGCATCCAGCGGTTCTTCAACGGTGCGCCCGAGGGCTGGCCATGCTGGGCGTTCTCGAACCATGACGTGCCGCGCCATGTGGGTCGCTGGCTGGAACATGCGGCTGATCAGGACGACCTGGCGCGTCAGGCCGCCGCGATGCTGCTGAGCTTCGAGGGCTCTGTCTGCCTGTATCAGGGCGAAGAACTGGGGCTGGTCGACACCGAGCTGAGTTTCGAGGAACTGACCGACCCCGACGGCATCGCGTTTTGGCCCGATTACAAGGGCCGCGATGGGTGCCGCACGCCGATGGTCTGGGATGACAAGGCTGCGAATGGCGGCTTTTCCAAGGCCAACCAGACCTGGCTGCCGGTCAAGGCGCCGCAGCAGGCGCGCGCCGTATCGACCCAGGAGGGGCGCGATGACAGCGTGCTGGCCTTTTACCGCCAGATGCTGGCGCTGCGAAAGTCAGAGCCTGATCTGCGCCTTGGCGATATCCGCTTTCTCGACCTGCCCGAACCGGTTCTGGGCTACACGCGCGGCAAGACGGTGCTCTGCCTGTTCAACCTGTCGGACAAGCCCGTGGATGTGGATCTGCCGCAGAAGATCACGGGTCTGTTAACGCAGGGGGCGACTCTGACGGCGGGACGTGTCAATCTGCAGGCGAACGGTTTCGTGATCGGCCGCACGCAGTCCAACTAG